A window of the Juglans microcarpa x Juglans regia isolate MS1-56 chromosome 5D, Jm3101_v1.0, whole genome shotgun sequence genome harbors these coding sequences:
- the LOC121264566 gene encoding serine/threonine-protein kinase D6PKL2-like, with amino-acid sequence MLSSRLIQSNKTLSCVMASKTGARASTRQQQKTAGVQTVEANDLRPLAPQFLKASKPELVVPEELPKYVQHTLKEVRGEGAENKVSSNSNQKVLSNSLINKFDSSSSLLGLEQAATGVDSSVDDTRGSLEGFVDQEKKTSVYESVKNSSVSAKVSDGTSSLAKTSGSAKISDRVDFVESGKSSMCRGSTSSDISDESTSSSFSSSISKPHKANDMRWEAIQAIRARDGALGLGHFRLLKRLGCGDIGSVYLSELSGTKCYFAMKVMDKGSLATRKKLLRAQTEREILQSLDHPFLPTLYTHFETDKFSCLVMEFCPGGDLHTLRQRQPGKHFPEQAVKFYVAEVLLSLEYLHMLGIVYRDLKPENVLVRDDGHIMLSDFDLSLRCAVSPTLVKTSSMESDPFRKNPVYCVQPACIEPSCIQPSCVVPTTCFSPRLFSSKSKKDRKPKNDIGNQVSPLPELIAEPTDARSMSFVGTHEYLAPEIIKGEGHGSAVDWWTFGIFLYELLFGKTPFKGSGNRATLFNVVGQPLRFPESPVVSFAARDLIRGLLVKEPQHRLAYKRGATEIKQHPFFEGVNWALIRCATPPEIPKPVEMERLPAPTASTSEKTAAATPAPEQKGSDNYLEFDFF; translated from the exons ATGCTGAGCAGTAGATTGATTCAATCTAATAAAACTTTGTCATGTGTGATGGCCTCAAAAACTGGTGCAAGAGCTTCCACGAGACAGCAACAGAAAACAGCAGGCGTTCAGACAGTAGAGGCAAATGATCTGAGGCCTTTAGCTCCACAGTTTTTAAAGGCAAGCAAACCCGAGTTAGTAGTGCCCGAAGAATTACCGAAATATGTTCAGCACACATTAAAGGAGGTTAGGGGTGAAGGTGCTGAAAATAAAGTCTCATCAAATTCTAATCAAAAGGTGTTGTCcaattctttaattaataaatttgattCAAGTTCATCCTTACTGGGTCTTGAGCAAGCAGCAACTGGTGTAGATTCTTCTGTCGATGATACAAGAGGCTCACTGGAAGGTTTTGTCGATCAAGAAAAGAAGACATCAGTGTATGAGAGCGTGAAGAACAGTTCAGTTTCTGCGAAAGTTAGTGATGGGACCAGCAGTCTTGCCAAAACCAGTGGAAGTGCCAAGATTAGTGATcgtgttgattttgttgagagtGGAAAGAGCAGTATGTGTAGAGGTAGCACAAGCAGTGATATAAGCGATGAGAGTACCTCTAGCAGCTTTAGTAGCAGTATCAGCAAACCGCACAAAGCAAATGACATGAGATGGGAAGCCATCCAAGCTATTCGAGCAAGAGACGGGGCTTTGGGGTTGGGCCATTTTAGACTGCTGAAGAGGCTTGGCTGTGGGGACATTGGTAGTGTCTATCTGTCTGAGTTAAGTGGAACTAAATGCTACTTCGCAATGAAGGTTATGGATAAAGGGTCTCTAGCAACTCGGAAGAAGCTGCTTCGTGCTCAGACAGAACGAGAGATACTTCAGTCTCTGGACCATCCCTTCCTTCCAACATTATACACCCACTTTGAGACAGATAAGTTCTCATGTTTGGTAATGGAGTTCTGTCCTGGAGGAGATTTGCACACTCTGAGGCAGAGGCAGCCAGGAAAGCATTTCCCTGAGCAGGCAGTCAA ATTCTATGTAGCAGAGGTCCTGCTAAGTCTAGAGTACCTCCACATGCTTGGTATTGTCTACCGTGATCTTAAGCCAGAAAATGTCCTTGTGAGGGATGATGGACACATAATGCTCTCTGACTTTGACCTTTCACTCCGCTGTGCTGTTAGCCCAACTCTTGTCAAAACCTCATCTATGGAATCTGACCCATTCCGGAAAAACCCTGTTTACTGTGTCCAGCCAGCTTGCATTGAGCCTTCCTGCATTCAGCCATCCTGCGTAGTCCCTACAACATGCTTCTCACCGCGCCTCTTTTCAAGCAAGTCTAAGAAGGACAGGAAACCTAAAAATGACATAGGTAACCAAGTCAGCCCATTACCTGAGCTCATTGCTGAGCCAACTGATGCCCGGTCTATGTCTTTTGTTGGGACGCATGAATACTTGGCACCCGAGATCATTAAGGGTGAAGGTCATGGAAGTGCTGTTGATTGGTGGACTTTTGGAATCTTTCTGTATGAATTACTGTTTGGTAAAACTCCTTTTAAGGGATCTGGAAATCGAGCTACACTGTTCAATGTTGTGGGTCAGCCTCTGCGTTTTCCAGAATCGCCGGTTGTCAGTTTTGCAGCGAGGGATCTCATAAGGGGGTTGCTTGTAAAGGAACCACAGCATAGATTGGCCTATAAACGAGGGGCAACTGAGATCAAGCAGCACCCTTTCTTTGAAGGTGTTAATTGGGCATTGATACGCTGTGCTACTCCGCCTGAGATCCCAAAACCTGTCGAGATGGAGAGATTACCTGCTCCAACAGCATCAACAAGCGAAAAAACTGCTGCGGCTACACCTGCTCCTGAGCAGAAAGGTTCGGATAATTATCTTGAATTTGATTTCTTTTAG